From one Triticum urartu cultivar G1812 chromosome 3, Tu2.1, whole genome shotgun sequence genomic stretch:
- the LOC125542466 gene encoding rust resistance kinase Lr10-like: MEEMLRRYGSLAPKRYKYSELKQMTNSFKDKLGEGGYGTVFRGSLQDGCVVAVKLLKVSKGNGEEFLNEAISIGRTSHINIVGLLGFCLEGAKRALVYEYMANGSLEKYIYIENSDLVIGWEKLQQIALGISRGSEYLHQGCSTRIIHFDIKPQNILLDQDFCPKIADFGLAKLCHLKDSILSVAEARGTIGFIAPEVFSRGFGVVSTKSDVYSYGMMLLEMVGGRINKEKGNTESSSDLYFPNWIYDNIAEQVQSCEVICDLEEAMRKITLVGQWCIQTNPVNRPSMSKVIDMLEKRINELEMPPKPFLSCPSIRTSLSSHTSYDYRSSYCSASPAVLPCIAQK; encoded by the coding sequence ATGGAAGAAATGCTAAGGAGGTATGGATCTTTGGCTCCGAAAAGGTACAAGTACTCAGAGCTGAAACAAATGACTAACTCTTTCAAGGATAAACTTGGAGAAGGTGGATATGGCACGGTATTTAGGGGTAGCCTACAGGATGGCTGTGTGGTTGCTGTGAAGCTCCTAAAAGTTTCCAAAGGCAATGGAGAGGAGTTCCTAAATGAGGCAATTAGCATTGGTAGGACATCACATATTAACATTGTCGGTCTGCTCGGTTTTTGCTTAGAAGGAGCCAAGCGAGCCCTTGTTTATGAGTATATGGCTAATGGTTCACTGGAGAAGTATATTTACATAGAGAATTCAGATCTAGTTATTGGATGGGAGAAGTTACAGCAAATAGCACTTGGCATCTCACGAGGATCGGAATATTTGCATCAAGGATGTAGTACCCGCATCATCCATTTTGACATCAAGCCTCAGAATATACTTCTAGATCAAGATTTTTGTCCCAAAATTGCCGATTTCGGTTTAGCCAAACTGTGTCACCTCAAGGATAGCATCCTCTCCGTCGCCGAAGCAAGAGGTACCATTGGATTCATTGCTCCAGAAGTATTCTCTAGAGGTTTTGGAGTCGTTTCTACAAAGTCAGATGTCTATAGCTATGGAATGATGCTCCTGGAAATGGTAGGAGGAAGGATAAATAAAGAAAAAGGGAATACAGAGAGCTCAAGTGATCTGTATTTTCCAAACTGGATTTATGACAATATAGCAGAACAGGTACAAAGTTGTGAAGTCATCTGTGACCTTGAAGAAGCCATGAGAAAGATTACCTTAGTGGGCCAATGGTGCATACAAACTAACCCTGTAAATCGTCCTTCGATGAGCAAGGTGATTGATATGTTGGAAAAGAGGATCAACGAATTGGAGATGCCACCGAAGCCGTTCCTTTCGTGTCCCTCGATCCGGACAAGCTTGTCGTCCCATACAAGTTATGATTACAGATCATCGTATTGCTCTGCATCCCCTGCTGTGTTACCATGCATAGCCCAAAAGTAG